A section of the Triticum dicoccoides isolate Atlit2015 ecotype Zavitan chromosome 7A, WEW_v2.0, whole genome shotgun sequence genome encodes:
- the LOC119333574 gene encoding uncharacterized protein LOC119333574: MTLQNFGRLVQLDYNMQPTRSKLARARRIALKIIHGDELEQYNLLWDFAAEIRRSNPGSTMLVHANNGKFDNCYMSLDACKRGFLLACRPIICIDGCHIKNKYGGVMLTAVGVDPNDCIFPIAIAIVEVEDTVTWKWFLNTLKEDLNIQNTAPWTLMSDRQKGLINAVNAMFPDAQHRFCVRHLHQNFAKNWKGDVFKNKLWQIARATHEADWKKYMQEMKELDQGAYEYLDAIDPRQWCKAYFHELPKCDLLLNNSCEVFNKYILDAREMPIVTCLKKIKDQLMTRFYSKNLESEEMCGQICPKIRKKLDKNINMSNNCTALPAGQHIFHVKGMVWEYDVNIQKEECSCRAWQLSGIPCRHGVACLRHERIKPEDVVNKCYIIDAFRAAYGKIIMPCSDPRVWPKTNGPQMLPPHYEKKVGRPGKKRKKNPLEEDNGTRMSRHGIIGHCSVCNQPGHNKRKCPELGRGQPTAAHEA, from the exons ATGACACTGCAAAACTTTGGCAGACTTGTTCAATTGGACTACAACATGCAACCTACTAGAAGTAAGCTAGCTAGAGCAAGGAGGATTGCACTAAAGATAATTCATGGAGATGAACTTGAGCAGTATAATTTACTGTGGGACTTTGCAGCTGAAATCAGAAGATCAAATCCTGGCAGTACCATGCTTGTGCATGCAAACAATGGAAAGTTTGATAACTGCTACATGTCCTTAGATGCATGCAAAAGGGGTTTTCTGCTAGCTTGTAggcccattatatgcattgatgggTGTCACATTAAGAACAAGTATGGTGGAGTGATGCTGACAGCTGTTGGAGTTGATCCTAACGATTGTATCTTTCCCATTGCAATTGCCATAGTAGAAGTGGAAGATACTGTCACATGGAAGTGGTTTTTGAACACATTGAAGGAGGATCTGAACATACAAAACACAGCACCATGGACATTGATGAGTGATAGGCAGAAG GGCTTGATCAATGCTGTCAATGCAATGTTTCCTGATGCACAACATAGATTTTGTGTGAGGCATCTGCATCAAAACTTTGCAAAAAACTGGAAAGGTGATGTATTCAAGAATAAATTGTGGCAAATTGCAAGAGCTACACATGAGGCAGACTGGAAGAAGTACATGCAAGAGATGAAAGAGTTGGACCAGGGGGCCTATGAGTACTTGGATGCAATTGACCCAAGGCAGTGGTGCAAGGCCTATTTCCATGAACTCCCAAAGTGTGATTTGCTTCTTAACAACAGCTGTGAAGTGTTCAACAA GTATATACTTGATGCCAGAGAAATGCCTATAGTTACTTGTCTTAAGAAGATCAAGGACCAATTAATGACTAGGTTTTATAGCAAGAATCTGGAATCTGAGGAGATGTGTGGTCAAATTTGTccaaaaattagaaaaaaactggacaaaaatattaacatgtcCAACAACTGCACTGCATTACCAGCTGGACAACACATATTTCATGTTAAAGGCATGGTTTGGGAGTATGATGTGAACATACAGAAGGAGGAGTGTTCTTGTAGGGCATGGCAGCTCTCTGGAATTCCATGTAGACATGGAGTTGCATGTTTAAGACATGAAAGAATTAAACCAGAGGATGTTGTCAACAAGTGCTACATCATAGATGCTTTCAGAGCTGCTTATGGCAAGATCATAATGCCATGTAGTGATCCTAGAGTGTGGCCTAAAACTAATGGGCCTCAAATGCTGCCACCACACTATGAGAAGAAAGTTGGTAGGCCtggaaagaagagaaagaagaaccCACTAGAGGAGGACAATGGAACTAGGATGAGCAGACATGGCATTATTGGACACTGCAGTGTGTGCAATCAACCAGGACACAACAAAAGAAAGTGCCCTGAACTAGGTAGAGGACAACCAACAGCAGCACATGAGGCATGA